One region of Pseudomonadota bacterium genomic DNA includes:
- a CDS encoding 2Fe-2S iron-sulfur cluster-binding protein: protein MPRVRFKQEGLEVEVPPDTTILEAARLAGAPEGDRCGGVCACSTCHVYVVRGFESTSEIEDEEFDILDKAFDVRMTSRLGCQAKVHGDIEVEISDESFEAFLDEHPDDRERARALRAPASNS, encoded by the coding sequence ATGCCCCGCGTCAGGTTCAAGCAGGAGGGCCTCGAGGTCGAGGTGCCACCGGACACCACCATACTCGAGGCGGCGCGTTTGGCTGGCGCGCCCGAGGGGGACCGGTGCGGCGGCGTCTGCGCCTGCTCCACCTGCCACGTGTACGTGGTCAGGGGCTTCGAGTCGACCTCGGAGATCGAGGACGAAGAGTTCGACATCCTCGACAAGGCATTTGACGTGCGCATGACTTCCCGCTTAGGCTGCCAGGCCAAGGTTCATGGCGACATCGAAGTGGAAATCTCCGACGAGAGCTTTGAGGCCTTCCTGGACGAGCATCCAGACGATCGCGAACGGGCGCGTGCGCTTCGGGCCCCCGCGTCGAATTCGTAA
- the hscA gene encoding Fe-S protein assembly chaperone HscA, translating to MALLQIDDPVAGPRAIGIDLGTTHSLVAYVTPVGAAVTLHDCDDEALVPSVVHYKHDGSCLVGQEAKAFASTHPGDTIVSVKRFMGRGADDPQTRDLSTHRFATHEGPVVRFAVARGRVVTPVEVSAEILGYLRKRATETLGEVAGAVITVPAYFDDAQRQATKDAGSLAGLEVLRLLNEPTAAALAYGLESKQNGTFAIYDLGGGTFDITILSLDDGVFQVRSTGGDSQLGGDDMDRALAVRLLGAMSYPKEAAAIAPDVVQTALDTARAAKHALTEQPAVDVVLKHADGSELTERVLRSELEMLIGPLLDRTGLACKRALRDADLTGDRLDGVILVGGATRMPAVRRYVAQLFGREPLADIDPDQVVALGAALQADLLAGEVPRDDVLLLDVLPLSLGIEAMGGVAEKILPRNASIPTEAAQVFTTYADGQTGFELHVVQGERELAADCRPLAHFTLKGIPPMPAGTARLEVRFHVDADSILHVSAKELTTGIEQHVEVTPSYGLSDEHIERMLLDAYEHAEQDVAARALREKRVEAERISQATRTALAADADLVPPQESQRIEQALQDLARASEGTSHGLITDRIEALDAICRPFAGRRMDRSIRRALAGRAVGDVEQETQHATGIEAHLPEAMAPLDAGGD from the coding sequence ATGGCTCTACTCCAGATAGACGATCCCGTTGCCGGTCCGCGTGCGATAGGCATCGATCTCGGCACCACGCACAGCCTCGTAGCGTACGTCACGCCCGTGGGTGCAGCGGTGACCCTGCACGACTGCGATGACGAGGCCCTCGTGCCTTCCGTCGTGCATTACAAGCACGACGGCTCGTGCCTGGTTGGCCAGGAGGCGAAAGCGTTTGCGTCCACGCATCCCGGTGACACCATCGTAAGCGTGAAGCGCTTCATGGGGCGTGGCGCCGATGACCCGCAGACCCGCGACCTCAGCACCCACCGCTTCGCCACCCACGAGGGGCCCGTGGTCAGGTTCGCGGTGGCGCGCGGGCGCGTCGTGACGCCGGTCGAGGTGAGCGCAGAGATTCTCGGGTACCTGCGGAAACGTGCAACAGAAACCTTGGGTGAGGTGGCAGGTGCCGTGATCACCGTGCCCGCCTACTTTGACGATGCGCAGCGTCAAGCAACCAAGGACGCGGGAAGTCTCGCAGGCCTCGAGGTGCTGCGGCTGCTGAACGAGCCCACGGCCGCCGCGCTCGCCTATGGACTCGAGAGCAAGCAGAACGGCACGTTTGCCATTTACGACCTCGGTGGAGGCACGTTCGATATCACGATCCTATCTCTGGACGATGGCGTGTTTCAGGTACGCTCCACGGGTGGCGACAGCCAGCTCGGAGGCGACGACATGGATCGCGCGCTGGCTGTTCGTTTATTGGGCGCCATGAGCTACCCCAAAGAGGCCGCTGCGATCGCGCCCGACGTGGTCCAGACTGCGCTCGACACCGCGCGGGCCGCAAAGCATGCGCTGACCGAACAGCCAGCGGTCGATGTGGTGCTCAAACACGCGGACGGCTCCGAGCTGACCGAACGCGTGTTGCGAAGCGAGCTCGAGATGCTCATCGGGCCCTTGTTGGATCGCACCGGGCTGGCTTGTAAGCGCGCCTTGCGAGACGCCGACCTAACTGGTGACCGCCTGGACGGCGTCATCCTGGTCGGCGGCGCCACGCGTATGCCTGCCGTGCGACGCTACGTCGCGCAGCTGTTTGGCCGCGAGCCGTTGGCTGACATCGACCCCGACCAGGTCGTAGCGCTCGGCGCGGCCCTGCAGGCCGATCTGCTCGCTGGTGAGGTACCCAGGGACGATGTGCTGCTGCTCGACGTGCTGCCTCTATCGCTGGGCATCGAAGCCATGGGCGGAGTCGCGGAGAAGATCCTGCCCCGCAACGCATCGATTCCCACCGAGGCCGCGCAGGTCTTTACCACGTACGCCGACGGTCAGACGGGATTCGAGCTGCATGTCGTGCAGGGCGAACGGGAACTCGCGGCCGACTGCCGTCCGCTCGCGCATTTCACACTCAAGGGCATTCCCCCCATGCCTGCAGGCACTGCACGCCTCGAGGTACGCTTTCACGTCGACGCAGACAGCATCCTGCACGTGAGTGCCAAGGAGCTCACCACCGGAATCGAACAGCACGTCGAGGTCACCCCGAGCTACGGGCTGAGCGACGAGCACATCGAACGCATGCTGCTGGACGCGTACGAGCACGCGGAGCAAGACGTGGCAGCGCGCGCCTTGCGCGAGAAGCGCGTGGAGGCCGAGCGCATTTCACAGGCCACACGTACGGCTCTCGCGGCAGACGCCGACTTGGTGCCGCCCCAGGAGTCGCAACGCATCGAGCAGGCGCTGCAGGACCTGGCGCGAGCAAGCGAAGGCACGAGCCACGGCCTGATAACCGACCGGATCGAGGCGCTCGACGCGATTTGCCGGCCGTTCGCCGGCCGCCGCATGGACCGGAGCATCCGCAGGGCGCTCGCGGGACGCGCCGTCGGAGACGTGGAACAGGAGACACAGCACGCAACCGGCATCGAAGCCCATCTGCCGGAAGCGATGGCGCCGCTCGATGCTGGAGGGGACTGA